GGCCGTGGTGATCACCACATGTTCCGGGCGAATACCCAGGCAAATCTGCTCCTCGCTATAGCCGTTGAGGCGATCGGCGACACTGGCTGGCAGCGAGAGTTGCCCGGCATCGCCAAACGAGAGCGCTAACATGCCTGCGTTACGCATAATAGTTACATCATGCAAGTTCATAGCCGGGCTGCCGATAAACGCAGCCACAAATTTGTTTGCCGGCTGATGATAGAGGGTGACCGGCTTATCGACCTGTTGGATCACCCCTCGATCCAGGACGCAGATGCGGTCGCCCATCGTCATCGCTTCCACCTGATCGTGCGTGACGTAAACCATGGTGGAGGGCAATCCTTCCGCTTTCAGTTGCTGGTGCAGATTGATCAGTTGCAGGCGCATCGAGACGCGCAGTTTGGCATCCAGATTGGACAGTGGCTCATCAAACAAAAACACGCGAGGACGGCGCACAATGGCGCGGCCCAGTGCGACGCGTTGACACTGGCCGCCGGATAACTGGCCCGGTTTGCGTTCCAGCAAGTGACTGATCTCCAGATTCTCTGCCGCTTCACGTACCCGACGGTCGATCTCTTCACGCGGCATTTTCCCTTGCAGACTAAACGCCATGTTTTTGTATACCGTCATATGTGGGTAAAGCGCGTAGTTCTGGAACACCATCGCCACTTCGCGATCCTTGGGTAAGACCTGATTGACGCAGCGGTTCTGGATCACGATTTCACCGGCACTGATGCTTTCCAGTCCGGCAATCATGCGCAGCAGCGTCGATTTGGCGCAGCCCGATGGCCCGACAAACACCATAAATTCGCCTTCCTGAATCGACAGCTCAATACCGTGCAGCGCCTGGAAGCCGTTGGGATAAATTTTCTTCACATCATGTAATTGAATACCAGACATAGCTGCTTCCTCTGAGTGGTGAATTAGCCTTTCACACCGGCGCTGGCGATGCCCTGAATGAAATAGCGCTGGAAAAAGATGAATAAAATCAACATCGGCAATACCGCCATCAAGGCACCGGCCATCAGCATTGGGTAGGGCACCCCGGCGCGACTGGCCAGGGACGCGAGGCCGACGGGCAGCGTGAGTTTATTGACGCTGGTGTTGACGATCAGTGGCCACATCAGGTTGTTCCACGCCCACAGGCCATTGATGATGGTGCAGGCGATTAAACCCGGTCGAATCAGCGGCAGCAGAATGCGCCAGAAAATGGTGAAGTGGTTGTAGCCATCGAGCAACGCGGCTTCTTCCAGTTCACGCGGGACGCCGAGGAAGAACTGCCGCAGCAGGAAGGTGGCGTAAATACTGAAGATGCCCGGCAGGATCAGACCGCTCAGGGTGTTCACTAAACCGAGTTTCTGCACAATCAGAAACTGTGGGATGAGAAATGCTTGCGCGGGCACCATCAAAATCGAGACGCACAACATAAACACCGTATCGCGCCCGCGAAATGTCAAACGCGAGAAACCGTAGGCTGCCATGGCGGCAATCAGCATTTGCAGCGTCACGGTAAAAAAGGTGTAGAGAAACGAGTTGATGTAAAAAGTGGTGAACGGGATCTCCGTTAATATGCGGTGATAAGCCTGCATCGAAGGATGCGCGGGCAGGATCGCCAGCGGAATCTGAATGCTTTCCGGCTGCGTTTTTAACGAGGTCAGCAGCATCCAGATAAAGGGTACCAATGAGATCAGGCTGGCCAGCGTCATCAGGATATACACCGTCAGACGGCGCAGCTTTTCCTGATGTTGTCGGCGAAACCACGCCAGCTCTTCGGATTGGGTTAATGTGCTCATGGCGGGCTTCCTCAGGTCACCTTAATTTTTTTACCAATAAACATCTGCACCAGGCTAATCACCAGGGTGACGACAAATAGCACCACGGCAATCGCGGAGGCATAGCCTTTTTCCTGTAAATAAAACGCGTATTTATAAAACAGGAAGGTCACCGTCATGGCATCGCTTTCAATCATCGAACGGTCGAACATGAGAAAAATCACGTCGAAGATTTGCAGGACTTCGATAAAACTCATAATTGAAACGAAAAATAACGTGGGCAACATCAGCGGCAAGGTAATAAAGAAGAAGCGGCGTAGGGTGCCAATGCCATCAATATCGGCGGCTTCATACACCTGGCGAGGAATATTCTGTAACCCGGCCAGCAGAATGATGATTTTTAACGCCAGTGATGACCAGATGATAATAATTGACACGCTGAGATGGACCACTTTGGGATCGGACAGCCAGTCAACAGAGGGCAGACCAATAAATCCCAGCAAATGGTTTACCAGGCCAAAATCGCCGTTGAACAGCCATTGCCACACCATCGCCACCGCCGCAGGCATGGTGATAGCGGGCAGGAACAGCAGGGTACGGAACAGTGTCTTGCCGCGAATCGGTTGATTCAGGCCGATCGCCAGCAACAACGATAGCGCCAGGCTGACCGGCACACACACCACCACATAGAACAGGGTATTCAGAGCGGCGGTGTAAAAATCATCATCGCTGAACAGGTCACGATAATTATCCAGGCTCACTTCAGTCCAGTTCATAAACTGATTGAGATCGGTAAAGCTGTAAAACAACGTTTGGAGAAAGGGAATGAAATAAAAAACCAGTAAGCCGATAACCAATGGCGCGATCATAATCCAGCCCCAGAAACGCTCGGCACGTTCCAGACTGCTGACATTTTTTACCGTTTTAACCGCAGGAAGATTTACGGCGACGGGAGAGATATTTTCCATCTTTATCGGCTCCGATAGCGGGAACAGGGCGGGGATACGATCATCCCCGCGTGGTAAATATTACTTTTCCATCACCCGGCTAATTTTCTTCACCGATTTATCCATCTCTTCTTTGGCATCTGCGCCCATAAATATCTTCTTCAGGCTGCTGATCCACATATTTTGCCACTTCGGTGTATTGGTACCTGCCGTCGGGTAAGCCGTGGCGTGATCCAGGGCATTAAGATAAGCGGTGACGTCAACTTGCTTAACGTTCGCGGCCCATGCTGGCATCGCCTGTTTGTTGGCTGGGATCACCGCAGCGGCCAGCTCCTCCTGCGAGGATTTTTGCGCCATAAAGGAGACATAGCGCCAGGCGGCATCTTTATGCTTACCGTTGGCATACAGGGCGAAGCCCAGGCTGTGTGCCACACCCGCTTCTTTATCGATGCGCGGCATTTCGATCACGCCGATATGATCGTTAATCTGCGGGTTGCTGGCGAAGGGTGCCGCCTGCCAGGAACCGGCGTACACCATCGCAGCGCGGTTGGACGTGAACACCGAGTCGGTTTTCAGTTCGCTCATCTGGTTGGCGGTCGGCAGCAAGCCACCTTTCATCATTTGTTGCAGTTGCTGATACACCCAAATGGCGTTATCGCTGGCGATATCGGTGGGTTGGCCGTTGGTCGGCACAATATGGACGCCTTTCTGATACAGCAGGTTCAGATAGCTTTCCTGACCGTCATTGCTCAGGTCCATATACAGCGGGAAGGCATCACCGTTCAGTTTGGCTTTCAGCGCGGTGGCGGTGGTTTTCAGATCATCCCAGGTCCAGCCTTTTTTCGGATAACTGACCCCGGCCTGATCAAACAGTTTTTTGTTGTACCAGACGGCGATGGCATCCACATCACGCGGAATCGCCAACTGGTTACCGTCAAACTGATAGGCTTTCACCGAACTGGCAACGATGTTGTTCAGATCGACAGATTTATCGTTCAGGTAGCCGTTGAGTGGGGCCAGCACGTGGTTCTGCGCATACTGGATAAAGTAAGGCATGTTGACCCAGAAGATATCCGGTGCCACGCCGCCCGCGACAGCGGAATCCAGTTTGACGAAATACTGAGATGCCGGCACCACTTCAATATCAATATTGATATCCGGGTTGGCTTTCTCAAATGATTGCGCAATTTTTTCTTCCGCAGGAAGTTGATTACGATCCCAAATTGCATAACGCAAGGTTATTTTATCTGCTGCGTGACTGAGTGCAGGAATTAAAAGTGCGACAGCTAATGCAATTCCGGAAATTACTGGCCTGACGTGAGACTTATTGTTTTTAGCAGACAGCATGACACAACCCTCATCAATAAGAAGTATTTCGCTGGAAAGACCCGGTGTTGATAAATGATTTTGTAAACCATCCGTAATCTGACTGTCAACAACGAAAAAGTGTAAGTGAGAGATGTGATTTTCCTTTCGATCTTTCGAAATCGAAAGGTTTTTGCGCGGTTTTTGCCTCCTCTTTCGTCACAAAAAGAACGAAGCGAAAGGTTGCGGCGACGGTAATGATCTAATTAGCAAGGCTTTTTTTCTGCACATCCAGGAAGATTCACAGGCCGTAAATAAATGTAATTAAAACCGCACTCATTACTTTATTTCTGCGTGGCTTTCGCTATCGGCAGGAAAATATTATGTTTTGCGAGCTGCGTCATCTTATTTTCTTATTACCTTTTTTTTCTATTTTTTCTTTCCCGCATGCGTGCTATTAAATTGCCCAACTTCTGACTCTGAAAGGGATGAACCATGGCGTTACATCTGCGGCTGACTTCGTCGCTGGAAAAAATGTTCCATCAAAAAACAATTACTGAAGTAAAACAACTGACGACGGCCAGCATGCTGACCAATGAAACGTTCTCGTTTCAGGCACAATATTTTCTGCCGTCGCAGGAACGCAAAACCCGCCGGACCTTGCAGTGGTCCGTCGAGGGAGAGCTGCTGCCGTGGTTGCAGGTTTATCAGGTCACCTCGGTGCCCGGACATTTACCCTGCTACAACACCGTGGATGACCATTATCTGACGACGGAGCCGGGCCTGTTTCCCGATTTGTTGATGCCGCTCACTGCGCCGACCGTACAAGTCACCTGTAACTATCAGGGCGCATTGTGGCTTTGTCTGACGCCGCCAGCGGAAGGTTTACCGCCGGGCGAGCATCCACTGACGCTACGCTTACACGACGAGGCAGAAGGCAGCGTGATGAGTGAGGCCACACTGGTTGTGACGGTGTTGCCTGCCAGCTTACCCGTGCAGCAGCTGTACCATACCGAATGGATTCATACCGATTGCCTGGCGGATTACTATCAACTGACGGTGTTCAGTGACGAGTACTGGCAGGCGGTGCGCCAATTTGTGCAAAGCGCTGTCGCGCATGGCGTCAATATGATGTTGACGCCGCTGTTCACTCCACCGCTCGATACCGCACGCGGCACAGTGCGCACCGAGGTGCAGTTGATTGACGTGTTTGATGACGGGCAGGGTGGCTATCGCTTTGGCTTTGAGCGGCTGGCGCGCTGGGTGGATTTATGCCGCCAAGAGGGCATCCGCGATTTTGAGATCGCCCATTTTTTCACCCAATGGGGGGCCGCACATGCGCCGCACATTGCGGTACAACTGCCGGATGGTCGCCGGGAAGCGCGGTTTGGCTGGCATACCGATGCCTTTGGGCCGCAGTGGCGGCACTTCCTGAGCACCTTCCTGCCGCAACTGACCGCCTGGTTTGATCAGCAGGGGTTGCGCGATCGGGTGTGGTTCCATATTTCCGATGAGCCTAATGAACAGCATCTGGAGAATTACCGTAAAGCCAGCGATTTGCTCCGGCCATTAATTGCTGGCTATCGCACGCTGGATGCCTTATCCGATTACGATTTTTACCGCCTCGGCCTGGTGGAAAAACCGGTGACGGCGTCTGACCACCTTGAACCCTTCCTGGAAAATCAGGTGCCCGGTCAGTGGACCTATTATTGCTGTGCGCAATATCTCGATGTGGCTAACCGTTTTATGGCGCAACCGTCGGTGCGTAACCGCATCCTTGGGGTGCAGCTGTGGTTGTACCGCATTGAAGGGTTCCTGCATTGGGGATTTAACTTCTACAACAGTGAGCTGTCACGTGAGGCGATAGATCCTTTTGCGGTTACCGACGGTTTGCAGGCCTTCCCGGCAGGCGATCCTTTCCTCGTTTATCCCGGAAAAGACTTCACGCCGCTGCCTTCGATCCGCCTCAAGGTATTACTGGAAGCGATGCAGGATTTACGCGCCTTACAATGTCTGGAGTCGTTGCAAGGCCGAGCCGCAGTGGAGGCGCTGGTTGATGACGTGATGGGGATGCGTATTACCTTTAAAGCGTGGCCAGCCGATGCCGAGAAATTATTGCAACTGCGCGCCGAGGTTAACCGCCGTATTGGCCGTGAGCAGGCGTAAGTAACAAAAGCGGCGCGTTACCGCGCGCCGCCTTTCGTTGGCAGGTTATTGCAACTTCTTCAGCAGTTCTTCCGCGCCTTTATCAATACCGGTTTCGGCGGCACTCAAGGATCCGAAGGTGGCTCCAATGTTCATCGCGTTGGGATATTGTTCCGCAACATAAGCCAGCAGCAAGGTATTGCTCGCAGCATCATGAATTTCCACCGCATAGTTGACGTAACCACTCAGCATGCCGCGTCCGCCGCGAATGGACTGCACAATATTATAGGGGCCGCCAGCCAGGTCGAATTTAGTGATGGTCCCGGCGACCTGGGTCGTGGTATCTGCGCCGGTTAGCGTCAGTTTGACGCGTAAGGCACCCGGTGCGGGCGTGGTGGTGCTCTGGAAACGCTTGCTTAATGCCTCAGTAAATTTTTTCTGCATATAATCCGCGAGATGTTGGCGGTCTGCCAGGTCCATATCATTAAACTGACCATCACTGCCCGGATAAATACTTACCGGCTCGATAATGATCTGTCCGTACTTTTTCCAGTCCACTGGCGTGCTGTAGCGCCAGGGAATTCTGTCATGATCATCGTCCGCGTTAGCAGTCAGACGTGAAGACGACGCCAGCCCGGAATATTTCACCGGCGCTGTGCTCGCACATCCCGCCAGTAACAACAACGCGGCCAAGCCTGCACCGATGCCCACTACTGATTTCTTCACGTGATTCTCCCAAAGTCAGGTTAAGTAAAAAAACATCATAATTAAACTGTACGGTATAGTTATCTTGATTTATGCTATTTCTGTCAAGCGGATGTTGCGCCAGGTTTCTGTGGGGGGAATGAGGAATGCACCAGGCAATCGTCAGTGATGAAAGTCGGGGGGTATGGCAAGCGGCGATCGCGATCAGCACCGATAGCGGGGTAGTCAGCCGGATTGCGTTGCCGCTACGCTATGCGCGTCTGCCGCTGCGCAAGCGGCTTATCGGGTTAGGGGTCAGATTGATTTTGGCGGCACAGTGCCATGCCCGGTTGCTGCCCGAAGCTAAGGAGCAGGTGATGTGGCTGATCAATGCCGCCATGTTGCGCGGGGAACTGAAATGCCGCAGCCCGGAAATTATGGTCATGACCTTTATGCGGATGCTGTACCAATACAAGGTGGATCAGGCGCTGCCGTTACGTGCGGCGGTACATACGGCTGTCGAGCAGTTTATAGCGGAGAATGGTAGCCCGCACCTTGCGTAGCGGCGCGATTTATCGCGCAGGTTTTTCCGGCATCGAGCACGAAATGGCGCGATAAATCGCGCCACTACGGTTCAGTATAATTTATTGAAACATTACGGTTTTTTTTGGTTTTTGATCAACCGCTAACGAGAACACATCCGGGCGGGCGTAATGGCCGACCACGTCAAAGTCATAGCGGGCGCGAATCAGTTCATCGGTGTCGATTTGGGCGGTGAGTAATCCTTCGCTGCCACGTAACGGGCCAGCCAGGACATCGCCCAACGGACCAATAATGACGCTTCCCCCCTGGATCAGCGGACGTTGGCTGTCCCAGCCCGGAATCTCAATTCCCAGTTCGGCGGGTGACGGCTGCAACTGGCAGGCGCTCAACACAAAACAACGCCCTTCGTGGGCGATGTGGCGCATCGATGCCTGCCACACATCACGTTCATCAACCGTGGGGGCACACCAGATTTGCACCTCTTTAGCGTACATGGCAGTACGCAGCAGCGGCATATGGTTTTCCCAGCAAATGGCGGCACCAAGGCGTCCGGCCTGGCTATCCACTACCGGCAAGGTGGAACCATCCCCCTGGCCCCAAATCAGGCGTTCGGTGCCGGTTGGCATCAGCTTGCGATGTTTTGCCACCAGACCGCTTTCAGGTTCAAAAAACAACGCGCTGCAATACAGGGTACTGCCTTCACGTTCAATCACACCGATCACCAACGCGGCCTGGGTGCGATGTGCCAGTGCGGCCAGCGCCTCGGTCTCTTGACCCGGCACATCGATGGCGTTGGCAAAATATTCCGCCCAGGTTTCACGTCCTTGCGGCAGGCGGTAGCCCAGTTGTGTGCCGAAGGTTTCCCCTTTGGGGTAGCCACCGAGCAAGGCTTCAGGCATCACCACCAGGCGCGCCTGGCTGGCGATAATCTGGGATTCGTAAGACAAAATTTTGTCTAACGTCTGTGCTTTACCTTCAGGAGCGGAGCCAATTTGTAGCACCGCCACGGTTGAGGTTGTCATGGCCAATTACCTGTGAGCGGGGAAATAAAGCCAAGATATACCTTGGTGTAGTACTATGAATCAATCCTGCTTACCGACTAACAGATATGAACCAAATTAATATCGAGTCGCTTGACCTGAATCTGTTCAAAGTATTCGAAGCCCTGTATGAAGAGGGCAGCGCCAGCCGGGCCGCACTGCGTCTGGGGATCACCCAGTCTGCCGTCAGTGCTGCGCTGGGCCGGCTGCGGAAAATTTATGGCGATCACCTGTTTGATCGCACCGGGCGGGGGTTGCGTCCCAGCCGCCGCGCCGAGGAGTTAAAACCCATCGTCAGCGAAGCGCTAAATCGTTGCCGCCAGAGCCTGGCGCTGGCGCAGCGTGAGCGGGCGGAATTTGATGGCCGAACGCTGGTGCTGGGCTGGTCTGACGAGTATGAAATTGCCCTGGCACGCCCGCTGATCAACCGTGTCGCACTGGCATATCCCGGCTTGCGGCTGATTTTCCGGCAAATTCACAGCCGCATCGTCAGCGGAATGTTGATGAACCGCATGGTTGATTTGGCCGTGACCGCTGGCAGTGGTCATTCGGCGGCGCTGAGTAAAGAGTTAGTGGGGGTGAGTGGTTACGCCTGTTTGCTCGACTTTACTCCGCCAGCGGGTGAATTGACGCTGAGTGACTACACCCAACTGCAACATATTCTGATCTCTTCGGGGGGCGTGGTGGGGATCGTTGATGAAGTGCTGGCTGAGCTGGGCCTGAAACGCACGGTTGAAGCGGCGGCGACCCACTTTTCGGCGGTGCCTTATCTGATCAAAGGTTCGCGTTCGATTGTGACGTTACCCAGCCATGCCGCTCAGGCAATGGCGGCGATGTTTGATTTGCAGCTCTTCCGCTGTCCGGTTGCCTTACCCGAATATCCCATTGAGTTGACCTGGCGTACTGACAGCCTGAGAGACCCGGCGGTGGCCGGGGTCAGGAATATTTTGCGCGAATTGCTGAAAGGGATGTGACGCGTGTGATCAAAAACGCCTTGCCGGGCTAAATGGCTCCATCGCAATGCTGCTGCGTTCGCCATGCATCATTTCTGCCAGCAACATCCCGGTAGCCGGGCCGAGGGTGAACCCCTGATGACCATGACCAAAGGCACACCACATGCCAGTCTGACCCGGCACGGCACCAATCACCGGTTTCATGTCCGGCATACAGGGACGCGCCCCTTTCCAGGGTTGTGCTTCAACCGGATCGCCCAGCGCGATCAGTTGGCGCGCCACCTGTGTGACGGCCTTGAGCTGATGGGGGGTAGCGGGCGCATCGATATGTGCCAGTTCCGCGCCGGTGGTGATACGCAGCCCACGCGCCATCGGTGCCACCAGATATCCGCGTTCTTCATCCAGCATCCAGTGACGCGGAGTGGCTCCGGCAACCGGCTGGAAGTGCTGATGGTAACCGCGCTTCACGAATAACGGGGGGCGATAGCCAAAATCGCCGGTTAACTGCGGACTCCAGGGACCGAGCGCCACCACCACCTGACGCGCTTTCACGGCTTCACCATGCTGGTTTTGTACCTGCCAGCCCCCGTCAGCGGTCGGCTGCAACGTCTGTGCATTGCCCTGATGCCAGGCGGCACCACGAGCAAATAACAAGGCCGCATAGGCTTGCACCAGCGCGCCCGGATCGCGCACCGT
The DNA window shown above is from Pantoea sp. At-9b and carries:
- a CDS encoding LysR family transcriptional regulator, which encodes MNQINIESLDLNLFKVFEALYEEGSASRAALRLGITQSAVSAALGRLRKIYGDHLFDRTGRGLRPSRRAEELKPIVSEALNRCRQSLALAQRERAEFDGRTLVLGWSDEYEIALARPLINRVALAYPGLRLIFRQIHSRIVSGMLMNRMVDLAVTAGSGHSAALSKELVGVSGYACLLDFTPPAGELTLSDYTQLQHILISSGGVVGIVDEVLAELGLKRTVEAAATHFSAVPYLIKGSRSIVTLPSHAAQAMAAMFDLQLFRCPVALPEYPIELTWRTDSLRDPAVAGVRNILRELLKGM
- a CDS encoding carbon-nitrogen hydrolase family protein, yielding MTTSTVAVLQIGSAPEGKAQTLDKILSYESQIIASQARLVVMPEALLGGYPKGETFGTQLGYRLPQGRETWAEYFANAIDVPGQETEALAALAHRTQAALVIGVIEREGSTLYCSALFFEPESGLVAKHRKLMPTGTERLIWGQGDGSTLPVVDSQAGRLGAAICWENHMPLLRTAMYAKEVQIWCAPTVDERDVWQASMRHIAHEGRCFVLSACQLQPSPAELGIEIPGWDSQRPLIQGGSVIIGPLGDVLAGPLRGSEGLLTAQIDTDELIRARYDFDVVGHYARPDVFSLAVDQKPKKTVMFQ
- a CDS encoding ABC transporter ATP-binding protein, which encodes MSGIQLHDVKKIYPNGFQALHGIELSIQEGEFMVFVGPSGCAKSTLLRMIAGLESISAGEIVIQNRCVNQVLPKDREVAMVFQNYALYPHMTVYKNMAFSLQGKMPREEIDRRVREAAENLEISHLLERKPGQLSGGQCQRVALGRAIVRRPRVFLFDEPLSNLDAKLRVSMRLQLINLHQQLKAEGLPSTMVYVTHDQVEAMTMGDRICVLDRGVIQQVDKPVTLYHQPANKFVAAFIGSPAMNLHDVTIMRNAGMLALSFGDAGQLSLPASVADRLNGYSEEQICLGIRPEHVVITTADAPAALPATVQTVEHMGNEEIVHCDVAGRHFVARFPSSPGWSLQPGERIALQLMLDHAHLFDINHGRVLRPATR
- a CDS encoding carbohydrate ABC transporter permease encodes the protein MTLASLISLVPFIWMLLTSLKTQPESIQIPLAILPAHPSMQAYHRILTEIPFTTFYINSFLYTFFTVTLQMLIAAMAAYGFSRLTFRGRDTVFMLCVSILMVPAQAFLIPQFLIVQKLGLVNTLSGLILPGIFSIYATFLLRQFFLGVPRELEEAALLDGYNHFTIFWRILLPLIRPGLIACTIINGLWAWNNLMWPLIVNTSVNKLTLPVGLASLASRAGVPYPMLMAGALMAVLPMLILFIFFQRYFIQGIASAGVKG
- a CDS encoding DUF4091 domain-containing protein, translating into MALHLRLTSSLEKMFHQKTITEVKQLTTASMLTNETFSFQAQYFLPSQERKTRRTLQWSVEGELLPWLQVYQVTSVPGHLPCYNTVDDHYLTTEPGLFPDLLMPLTAPTVQVTCNYQGALWLCLTPPAEGLPPGEHPLTLRLHDEAEGSVMSEATLVVTVLPASLPVQQLYHTEWIHTDCLADYYQLTVFSDEYWQAVRQFVQSAVAHGVNMMLTPLFTPPLDTARGTVRTEVQLIDVFDDGQGGYRFGFERLARWVDLCRQEGIRDFEIAHFFTQWGAAHAPHIAVQLPDGRREARFGWHTDAFGPQWRHFLSTFLPQLTAWFDQQGLRDRVWFHISDEPNEQHLENYRKASDLLRPLIAGYRTLDALSDYDFYRLGLVEKPVTASDHLEPFLENQVPGQWTYYCCAQYLDVANRFMAQPSVRNRILGVQLWLYRIEGFLHWGFNFYNSELSREAIDPFAVTDGLQAFPAGDPFLVYPGKDFTPLPSIRLKVLLEAMQDLRALQCLESLQGRAAVEALVDDVMGMRITFKAWPADAEKLLQLRAEVNRRIGREQA
- a CDS encoding sugar ABC transporter substrate-binding protein, producing the protein MLSAKNNKSHVRPVISGIALAVALLIPALSHAADKITLRYAIWDRNQLPAEEKIAQSFEKANPDINIDIEVVPASQYFVKLDSAVAGGVAPDIFWVNMPYFIQYAQNHVLAPLNGYLNDKSVDLNNIVASSVKAYQFDGNQLAIPRDVDAIAVWYNKKLFDQAGVSYPKKGWTWDDLKTTATALKAKLNGDAFPLYMDLSNDGQESYLNLLYQKGVHIVPTNGQPTDIASDNAIWVYQQLQQMMKGGLLPTANQMSELKTDSVFTSNRAAMVYAGSWQAAPFASNPQINDHIGVIEMPRIDKEAGVAHSLGFALYANGKHKDAAWRYVSFMAQKSSQEELAAAVIPANKQAMPAWAANVKQVDVTAYLNALDHATAYPTAGTNTPKWQNMWISSLKKIFMGADAKEEMDKSVKKISRVMEK
- a CDS encoding DUF3313 domain-containing protein, yielding MKKSVVGIGAGLAALLLLAGCASTAPVKYSGLASSSRLTANADDDHDRIPWRYSTPVDWKKYGQIIIEPVSIYPGSDGQFNDMDLADRQHLADYMQKKFTEALSKRFQSTTTPAPGALRVKLTLTGADTTTQVAGTITKFDLAGGPYNIVQSIRGGRGMLSGYVNYAVEIHDAASNTLLLAYVAEQYPNAMNIGATFGSLSAAETGIDKGAEELLKKLQ
- a CDS encoding FAD-binding oxidoreductase gives rise to the protein MAHDVLVLGAGMVGVSCALHLQQRGYDVALLDRRDPGEETSYGNAGIIQREAVHPYAFPRDIKTLFSVAGNRRLDVRYHPRAIPALAAPLLRYYARSAPQAYAPIAAAYASLIALSIDTHEALLAAANARHLLGERGWLMLFRTDKQRDAAFHDADKLLALGVNHRKLDATQLRATEPALRADLSGAVYWSDPLTVRDPGALVQAYAALLFARGAAWHQGNAQTLQPTADGGWQVQNQHGEAVKARQVVVALGPWSPQLTGDFGYRPPLFVKRGYHQHFQPVAGATPRHWMLDEERGYLVAPMARGLRITTGAELAHIDAPATPHQLKAVTQVARQLIALGDPVEAQPWKGARPCMPDMKPVIGAVPGQTGMWCAFGHGHQGFTLGPATGMLLAEMMHGERSSIAMEPFSPARRF
- a CDS encoding carbohydrate ABC transporter permease, with product MENISPVAVNLPAVKTVKNVSSLERAERFWGWIMIAPLVIGLLVFYFIPFLQTLFYSFTDLNQFMNWTEVSLDNYRDLFSDDDFYTAALNTLFYVVVCVPVSLALSLLLAIGLNQPIRGKTLFRTLLFLPAITMPAAVAMVWQWLFNGDFGLVNHLLGFIGLPSVDWLSDPKVVHLSVSIIIIWSSLALKIIILLAGLQNIPRQVYEAADIDGIGTLRRFFFITLPLMLPTLFFVSIMSFIEVLQIFDVIFLMFDRSMIESDAMTVTFLFYKYAFYLQEKGYASAIAVVLFVVTLVISLVQMFIGKKIKVT